The following are from one region of the Arachis duranensis cultivar V14167 chromosome 10, aradu.V14167.gnm2.J7QH, whole genome shotgun sequence genome:
- the LOC110276528 gene encoding probable L-type lectin-domain containing receptor kinase S.7, producing MFIISLTVSVQSSPSSQLPPVSVNHNNFDNDINLSGDAHAVKDRVSLTRPSQFSSGLLLRNTSITFSSASANASANTTGTSLSVEFSFSISPAATSEDGGSGFVLILFPGDFENVFSANYSFGISKEYSKNYVAVEFDTSQDDEFNDPNANHVGIDVGSLISVAIANVSDSDIVLNNGEKLKAWVDYVASSKNLEVRLCKSSENRPNDPIVSHKIDLAKLWGNEPVFVGLSASNDADSVQVVSVYTWKVVSSGDVAEREGARNVPAEEEKGSFGTLSVLAEVIFGTVCVALVAFVVLFLWAIFFQKHEEEQSFALGKRENLEYERIDVAVDKQSTEEIERLNS from the coding sequence ATGTTCATCATTTCCCTAACCGTTTCTGTTCAATCTTCTCCTTCCTCACAGCTGCCTCCTGTTTCCGTTAACCATAACAACTTTGACAATGACATCAATCTCTCAGGTGACGCTCACGCTGTCAAAGACCGCGTGAGTCTCACGCGCCCCTCACAGTTCAGCTCCGGCCTCCTCCTCCGAAACACATCAATCACATTCTCTTCTGCCAGCGCCAACGCCAGCGCCAACACAACCGGCACCTCCCTCTCCGTCGAATTCTCATTCTCAATCTCCCCCGCCGCCACCTCCGAGGATGGCGGTAGCGGTTTCGTCCTTATCCTCTTCCCTGGCGACTTCGAGAACGTATTCTCGGCTAACTACTCATTCGGCATCTCAAAAGAATACAGCAAAAACTATGTCGCCGTCGAATTTGACACCTCGCAAGACGACGAGTTCAACGATCCAAACGCGAACCACGTCGGAATAGACGTCGGAAGCCTCATCTCCGTCGCAATCGCGAATGTCTCCGACTCAGACATTGTCCTCAACAACGGCGAGAAGCTGAAAGCTTGGGTTGATTACGTGGCAAGTTCGAAGAATCTCGAGGTTCGGTTATGCAAGTCCAGTGAAAACCGCCCTAACGATCCGATCGTTTCGCACAAAATCGATTTGGCTAAACTCTGGGGAAACGAGCCCGTGTTCGTTGGTTTGAGTGCCTCGAACGACGCGGATTCCGTTCAGGTTGTTAGTGTGTACACGTGGAAGGTGGTGAGTTCTGGGGATGTGGCAGAACGTGAGGGTGCACGAAACGTGCCGGCTGAAGAAGAGAAGGGTAGTTTTGGAACTTTGTCGGTTCTTGCTGAGGTTATATTCGGAACTGTATGTGTTGCGTTGGTTGCTTTTGTGGTACTGTTTCTGTGGGCCATATTCTTTCAGAAGCACGAGGAAGAACAGTCTTTTGCGCTTGGGAAGAGAGAGAACCTTGAGTATGAGAGGATTGATGTTGCTGTGGATAAGCAAAGTACTGAAGAGATTGAGAGATTGAATTCGTAG
- the LOC127742889 gene encoding uncharacterized protein LOC127742889, producing MVGRANEGEGSSIRSTTRTPSRSRNKASRVPDRCGCGKRPVLRWSGTDAHPDKPFFGCPNYNCSGKRWCGFFRWADVVEDENGNFEEAAAYNNEEISLSVAVRIGNLEAELRSQKYVIQMLGLLNLFLLVVVVVVIVKM from the exons ATGGTTGGACGTGCAAATGAGGGAGAGGGGAGTTCTATTCGATCAACCACAAGGACGCCTAGTCGCAGTCGCAACAAAGCCTCACGAGTTCCAGATCGCTGTGGGTGTGGAAAACGCCCTGTGCTCCGATGGTCTGGAACAGATGCCCACCCAGACAAACCCTTCTTCGGATGTCCGAATTACAAT TGCAGTGGAAAACGGTGGTGTGGATTTTTTCGATGGGCAGATGTTGTAGAAGATGAAAATGGCAATTTTGAAGAAGCTGCAGCATATAACAATGAAGAAATTAGCTTGAGTGTTGCAGTGAGGATTGGCAATTTGGAGGCTGAATTAAGGAGCCAGAAATATGTAATACAAATGTTAGGGTTGTTAAATTTGTTCCTGTTAGTTGTTGTAGTGGTTGTGATTGTTAAAATGTAA